A stretch of Leptospira terpstrae serovar Hualin str. LT 11-33 = ATCC 700639 DNA encodes these proteins:
- a CDS encoding ribonuclease H-like domain-containing protein translates to MHGSHLKSSLQLFPGIGEKKEKQLFGVGVYNWESLLQYQKQKNEPLLPAVSILEERKEELEDQLSESNFSFFTTELPSLEYWRLWQNFPERFCFLDIETTGISESSVTTVVSIYQNHRMQTFERGKDLEFLFDSITPEDILVTYNGKRFDVPFLEREFHYRVKNPQLDLMNLLHSIGIKGGLKKSEVQLGLVRPDEIAGMDGRQAPLLWFEYQRTNNLEALEKLIAYNREDTKNLEIILEKTIDRLTDNRLF, encoded by the coding sequence ATGCACGGATCTCATTTAAAGTCAAGCCTCCAACTCTTTCCAGGCATTGGTGAAAAAAAAGAAAAACAACTGTTTGGTGTTGGAGTATACAATTGGGAATCTCTCCTTCAATACCAAAAACAAAAAAATGAACCACTCCTTCCTGCTGTATCAATTTTAGAAGAACGAAAAGAAGAATTGGAAGACCAATTGTCAGAATCCAATTTTAGTTTTTTTACAACAGAACTTCCCAGTTTAGAGTATTGGAGGTTATGGCAAAACTTCCCTGAACGATTTTGTTTTTTGGATATTGAAACTACAGGAATTTCTGAGTCATCGGTCACAACAGTCGTTAGTATTTACCAAAATCACCGGATGCAAACCTTTGAAAGGGGAAAAGACCTGGAGTTTCTTTTTGATTCCATCACACCCGAAGACATACTCGTCACTTACAATGGAAAACGATTTGATGTTCCTTTTTTAGAAAGGGAATTTCATTACCGGGTAAAAAACCCACAACTAGATTTGATGAATCTATTGCATTCGATAGGAATCAAAGGAGGACTCAAAAAATCTGAAGTACAACTGGGACTGGTTCGTCCCGATGAAATTGCTGGAATGGATGGAAGACAAGCTCCGCTCCTTTGGTTTGAATACCAACGAACCAACAATTTAGAGGCACTTGAAAAACTCATAGCGTATAACAGAGAAGATACGAAAAATCTGGAAATTATTTTAGAAAAAACGATCGATCGACTGACAGATAATCGTTTGTTTTAG
- a CDS encoding MFS transporter translates to MSTSPKRIKFILFLIVFTDMMGFSLLFPLFPKTLEFFLLKGDDVLFRMFYSSANLLSFGGDTKYTFVLFGGILGSIYSFLQFIAAPVWGRFSDHSGRRAILLFTTLGNTLGYILWLFSSQFWMFVLSRVITGMMGGNLSVASAAMADQTDEKSRAAGMGFLGAGIGLGFVMGPLLGGISSQWTFLDFLYEKGNAVVFPASALFAILVSLLTVILVFVFLPKNKPEVVPEKEIHPFLSLKKIESRNLVRISLLNLLFVLSFSGFEFVVNFFLSDRFQFSPKEIGFTFLYIGIIIILVQGGVVRRLSGKVSEKRISLYGAVLVVIGMGLLVSFGTSFSGLFTSLFFLAFGSALVNPGLSSFASLESGKGDLGKSLGLFRSFGSLGRAVSPVVFSLLYFQQGPSLAFFVSFVLLIGFGILLFTQKEKTT, encoded by the coding sequence ATGAGTACGTCCCCAAAACGAATCAAATTCATACTTTTCCTGATTGTTTTTACGGACATGATGGGTTTTTCCCTTTTGTTTCCTTTGTTCCCCAAAACCTTAGAATTCTTCTTATTAAAAGGGGATGATGTCCTATTCCGCATGTTCTATTCTTCTGCAAACCTTTTGTCCTTTGGCGGAGATACAAAGTATACCTTTGTATTGTTTGGCGGAATCCTAGGTAGTATCTATAGTTTTTTGCAGTTTATTGCTGCACCTGTTTGGGGAAGGTTTTCTGACCATTCGGGAAGACGTGCTATTTTACTTTTTACAACACTTGGCAACACACTCGGTTATATTCTTTGGTTGTTTTCCTCCCAGTTTTGGATGTTTGTTCTCAGCCGTGTGATCACAGGAATGATGGGTGGTAACTTGTCGGTAGCTTCCGCAGCGATGGCGGACCAAACAGATGAAAAGTCAAGGGCAGCAGGGATGGGTTTTCTCGGTGCTGGGATTGGCCTTGGGTTTGTGATGGGACCACTCCTTGGGGGGATCAGTTCCCAATGGACTTTTTTAGATTTTTTATATGAGAAAGGTAACGCAGTTGTTTTTCCCGCTTCCGCTCTGTTTGCCATTTTGGTTTCTCTTCTTACTGTCATTTTGGTGTTTGTATTTTTACCAAAAAACAAACCAGAAGTAGTTCCTGAAAAAGAAATCCATCCTTTTCTCTCGTTGAAGAAAATTGAATCTCGTAATCTGGTTCGTATTTCGCTTTTGAACTTACTTTTTGTTCTTAGTTTTTCTGGATTTGAATTTGTTGTGAATTTTTTCCTATCGGATCGTTTTCAATTCTCTCCTAAAGAAATAGGATTCACTTTTTTATACATTGGAATCATCATCATACTTGTACAAGGTGGGGTGGTGCGTCGTTTGTCCGGGAAAGTTTCTGAAAAAAGAATTTCTCTTTACGGCGCAGTTCTCGTTGTGATTGGAATGGGACTTCTTGTGAGTTTTGGTACCAGTTTTTCGGGACTTTTCACATCCTTATTCTTTTTGGCATTTGGAAGTGCGTTAGTCAATCCAGGCCTTTCTTCATTTGCATCGCTTGAAAGTGGGAAAGGGGATTTGGGAAAATCGCTTGGCCTCTTCCGAAGTTTTGGTTCCCTCGGAAGAGCCGTTTCACCAGTCGTATTTTCTTTGTTATACTTTCAACAAGGACCAAGTTTGGCCTTCTTTGTATCCTTTGTCCTACTGATAGGATTTGGAATTTTACTTTTTACACAAAAAGAAAAAACAACTTAA
- a CDS encoding CBS domain-containing protein: MSVKDILKDKASSVLSIEEDKNVLEATQMMVGAKVGSLIVTFQGKLVGIFTERDLMRVVAKDHANLDKIKLKDVMTTQLTVAGPDEDVDDILNNMITKRFRHMPVLDGDKIIGLISIGDAVKTKLTRTQAEMSILREYMYGPH; the protein is encoded by the coding sequence ATGTCCGTAAAAGATATCTTAAAAGACAAAGCGTCTTCAGTTCTTTCCATCGAAGAAGATAAAAATGTATTGGAAGCCACTCAGATGATGGTTGGTGCCAAAGTAGGATCACTCATAGTTACCTTTCAAGGCAAACTTGTGGGAATTTTTACGGAACGAGATTTGATGCGAGTTGTAGCCAAAGACCACGCCAACTTAGACAAAATCAAATTAAAAGATGTAATGACCACACAACTCACAGTGGCTGGACCCGATGAGGATGTGGATGATATTCTTAACAATATGATCACAAAAAGGTTTCGTCATATGCCAGTCCTTGATGGAGACAAAATCATTGGGCTTATCTCCATTGGAGATGCAGTGAAAACAAAACTCACAAGAACCCAAGCGGAGATGAGTATTCTTCGAGAGTATATGTACGGACCACACTAA
- the hemW gene encoding radical SAM family heme chaperone HemW — MELLDKQSIWQVRNSYLGVYVHFPYCFKKCDYCDFYSEGIGASPANDEMSLFQSYKKEILERKTHFPEISKRTIDTVFFGGGTPSKASSNNWKQLLDFLRSEFTFAEDTEISIEVNPEDLNSELLEDYHTIGINRVNVGVQTFSPKGLEFLGRHYDAIRYGSLVDVLKNSPIRRVGIDLMYGIPGVSKDSFYRDLNIFLEAGLPHLSLYSLTLEKGTKYSRDVADKKKGEPEENIQSEILTNLPMLLKEYGYNWYEVSNYAKPGFESRHNLKYWTYEPYLGIGPGAHGMIEGQRYGNPRNSSLYQKKQTNTKYEPTDPTTELSLTLFRLFSPFRYLDFIDSYLDGNAKTKYIRTIEGWEKKGYCTIEAGVFQWKQEALLLLDDLILEISL; from the coding sequence ATGGAACTATTAGACAAACAATCCATCTGGCAAGTCCGAAATTCCTATTTGGGAGTCTATGTTCACTTTCCCTACTGTTTCAAAAAATGTGACTATTGTGATTTTTATTCCGAAGGAATTGGAGCATCCCCAGCTAACGATGAAATGTCGCTATTCCAATCTTATAAAAAGGAAATCTTAGAACGGAAAACTCATTTTCCTGAAATTAGTAAAAGAACAATTGATACCGTATTTTTTGGTGGAGGAACTCCTTCTAAAGCAAGTTCTAACAATTGGAAACAACTTTTGGATTTTTTACGTTCCGAATTTACGTTTGCAGAGGATACGGAAATTTCGATCGAAGTGAATCCGGAAGACTTAAATTCCGAACTTTTAGAAGATTACCACACGATAGGAATCAACCGAGTGAATGTAGGAGTCCAAACCTTTTCCCCGAAGGGTTTGGAATTTCTCGGTCGCCATTATGATGCAATTCGTTACGGATCTCTAGTCGATGTTCTAAAAAATTCTCCAATAAGACGTGTGGGAATTGATTTGATGTATGGAATTCCAGGAGTTTCTAAAGATTCATTTTATAGAGATTTAAACATATTTTTAGAGGCAGGACTCCCCCATTTGAGTTTGTATTCCTTAACTTTAGAAAAGGGAACAAAGTATTCTCGTGATGTAGCAGACAAAAAAAAGGGAGAGCCGGAAGAAAACATCCAATCGGAAATTCTTACCAACTTACCTATGTTACTAAAAGAATATGGATACAATTGGTATGAAGTTTCCAATTATGCAAAACCAGGTTTTGAATCTAGACACAACTTAAAGTATTGGACCTATGAACCTTACTTAGGCATCGGGCCCGGTGCTCATGGAATGATCGAAGGACAAAGGTATGGTAATCCTAGAAATTCTAGTTTGTATCAAAAAAAACAAACCAACACAAAGTATGAACCTACCGATCCAACAACAGAACTGAGCCTCACACTATTTCGATTGTTTTCACCTTTTCGGTATCTGGATTTTATAGATTCCTATTTGGATGGAAATGCAAAAACCAAATACATTAGAACAATCGAAGGTTGGGAAAAAAAAGGCTATTGTACGATTGAAGCGGGAGTGTTTCAATGGAAACAAGAGGCATTACTCTTGTTAGATGATCTAATCTTAGAAATTTCACTCTAA
- a CDS encoding phasin-related domain-containing protein, producing the protein MEKLVMDVVNAGIALFRSGEEKLKTAVVDLEKVYNDLKSKGELDKSAESQKIRDLLSKTIADAQGAIGKTNASYDEVLAKLQANYQTIYQQIDTAIPPQVKEKLKQTLDELKVLIEKAKTK; encoded by the coding sequence ATGGAAAAATTGGTTATGGATGTTGTCAATGCTGGAATCGCTCTGTTTCGTTCCGGAGAAGAAAAGTTAAAAACCGCTGTTGTTGATTTAGAAAAAGTTTATAATGATCTAAAATCAAAAGGGGAATTGGATAAATCGGCTGAGTCTCAAAAGATTCGTGACCTGTTAAGCAAAACGATCGCAGATGCACAAGGCGCGATTGGAAAAACTAACGCGAGTTACGATGAAGTACTTGCGAAACTTCAAGCGAATTACCAAACCATCTACCAACAAATTGATACCGCAATTCCTCCACAAGTGAAGGAAAAGTTAAAACAAACGTTAGATGAATTAAAAGTTTTGATTGAAAAAGCAAAAACGAAATAG
- a CDS encoding pyridoxal phosphate-dependent aminotransferase, with protein sequence MEPREFFIEDRLEKFRLKAFCNLGESGLSHFLLEEVMEMGQISWKDLSEIPLNDSPNQGSFALREAIADLYPGVSPGQVLVTTGTGEALYLAFHVGLTPKARVALIWPAFQALYEIPKMLGAEIIKVPHDRAFFASTWKEIDADLYIINHPHNPTGKTFLDPEWEAVLTHWKEEKKTVLFDEHYRFLPGSGSLGKTGVDPNYSFYGTGSFTKCFGVTGLRVGWLVAEEGFLKKARSFKDYLTHTVSPISERIALGLLKSKESFLPKIQNRVRENIQMFDSLWRDLPHVKSFVSPAGGLVGWLELEPGISSEIYADKLFEKTGVFVLPGSNFEEEGYLRIGFGEREEKMKEGLFRWKECTDLI encoded by the coding sequence TTGGAACCTAGAGAATTTTTCATAGAAGACCGGTTGGAAAAATTTCGCCTAAAAGCATTTTGCAATTTAGGTGAGAGTGGACTTTCTCATTTCCTATTGGAAGAGGTGATGGAAATGGGACAAATTTCTTGGAAAGATCTTTCGGAAATTCCTTTGAACGATTCACCAAACCAAGGTTCCTTTGCACTGCGAGAGGCCATCGCCGATTTGTATCCAGGAGTTAGTCCAGGCCAAGTACTTGTCACAACGGGAACTGGGGAGGCTTTGTACTTAGCCTTTCATGTTGGTTTAACCCCGAAAGCAAGGGTGGCCCTCATTTGGCCCGCCTTCCAAGCCCTCTATGAAATTCCAAAGATGCTTGGGGCAGAAATCATCAAAGTTCCGCACGATCGTGCTTTCTTTGCTTCCACTTGGAAGGAGATCGATGCTGATTTATACATCATTAACCACCCCCACAATCCAACAGGAAAAACTTTTTTGGATCCTGAATGGGAGGCGGTACTGACTCACTGGAAGGAAGAAAAGAAAACTGTTCTTTTTGACGAACACTACCGGTTTTTACCGGGCAGTGGAAGTTTGGGAAAAACCGGTGTAGACCCTAACTATTCTTTTTATGGAACAGGTTCGTTTACTAAATGCTTTGGTGTAACGGGCCTTAGGGTAGGTTGGCTTGTGGCAGAGGAGGGGTTTCTAAAAAAAGCTCGTTCTTTTAAGGATTATTTGACTCATACAGTTTCTCCCATTTCCGAACGGATCGCACTCGGACTTTTAAAATCCAAAGAAAGTTTCCTTCCAAAAATCCAAAACAGAGTGCGGGAAAATATCCAAATGTTTGATTCCTTATGGAGAGACCTTCCCCATGTTAAATCTTTTGTTTCACCTGCAGGTGGGCTTGTGGGTTGGCTAGAATTAGAACCAGGAATTTCCTCTGAAATTTATGCAGACAAACTCTTTGAAAAAACAGGAGTCTTTGTTTTACCTGGAAGTAATTTCGAAGAAGAAGGTTATTTACGGATTGGGTTTGGTGAGAGAGAAGAAAAAATGAAAGAAGGTCTGTTTCGGTGGAAAGAATGCACGGATCTCATTTAA
- a CDS encoding bifunctional nuclease family protein codes for MEFYEVKISDISLTNVGFAVFLRPKDSDDKRVVPIFIGPLETHSITTVIDGTKPPRPMTHDLMLYMLTSLGATVLKITIEEIIDSTFYAKIQLRKDEEIITLDARPSDSIALALRANAPIFIAKSVLDETGIIMKEDEIQGESISSEKKIQALPKSNLQILEETLENALKTEDYETAAKIRDQIKKLIENS; via the coding sequence ATGGAGTTTTATGAAGTAAAAATCTCAGATATCAGCCTGACCAATGTAGGCTTTGCTGTTTTCTTACGTCCCAAGGATTCAGATGATAAACGAGTGGTTCCTATTTTTATTGGACCTTTAGAAACCCATTCCATCACAACTGTCATCGATGGAACCAAACCTCCAAGACCTATGACTCATGACCTCATGTTGTACATGTTAACTTCACTGGGTGCCACTGTTCTCAAAATCACAATCGAAGAAATTATCGACAGTACCTTTTATGCAAAGATCCAACTTCGTAAAGACGAAGAGATCATTACTCTAGATGCAAGGCCTTCCGATTCTATCGCCCTTGCCTTACGTGCCAATGCTCCTATTTTTATCGCTAAATCCGTGTTAGATGAAACAGGGATCATCATGAAAGAGGATGAAATCCAAGGGGAAAGTATTTCTTCTGAGAAAAAAATCCAAGCATTACCAAAATCGAATCTTCAAATTTTAGAAGAAACTTTGGAAAACGCATTAAAAACGGAAGATTACGAAACTGCAGCTAAAATCAGAGACCAGATCAAAAAGCTCATAGAGAACAGTTAA
- a CDS encoding phospho-sugar mutase, which produces MLKPEDNILSWTKSPFSSEIQNEAKKAYEDWQKGVSSELVDAYATPLTFGTGGIRGKIGNGIGKMNLYTVGRAALGFISYLRDTQKNASIVIAYDSRRLSKEFAELSAGIAAKLGVKVFIFPKVTPTPLLSYAIRYYKASGGIVITASHNPPEYNGFKAYLSDGGQLVPPDDSLIIRRISDLQNWSQIPLVKKTDKDYKKLVKPVGPVVFKTYLKELKQAGILSSVKPKTRQDLGIVYSPLHGTGGDYMKEMLNFFGYKSVFLVPEQKKPDGEFPTVKYPNPEEKEALALCEFYAKKKKAATFIATDPDADRLGVGVRRKDGEYEYLNGNQIGSIMAAYLSERKKSKNKTYHLVKTIVTTDLQEAIAKKNGIKIKNVLTGFKYIAEEMKQIESKKNNIFLFGGEESYGYLPVPFVRDKDSLSSALLFVEILAEKGDLLSYLESIYLKYGLYRESLYSLTLEGSQGQDKIKKSIETLRTDNLIGKVIGGRKVVGVLDYEIQKAQGKGKASAFKGMPKSNVIQVELEGNAKLTIRPSGTEPKVKVYSSFASLKKPKKQNEIEALWETLGKEISQAETEFLQLAGLK; this is translated from the coding sequence ATGTTGAAACCAGAAGACAATATCCTATCTTGGACGAAATCACCTTTTTCATCGGAAATCCAGAATGAGGCCAAAAAGGCTTATGAAGACTGGCAAAAAGGTGTATCCTCGGAACTCGTAGATGCCTATGCCACACCACTTACCTTTGGAACCGGTGGGATTCGGGGAAAGATTGGAAATGGTATCGGTAAGATGAACCTCTACACGGTAGGTCGTGCTGCTCTCGGTTTTATTAGTTATTTAAGAGATACCCAAAAAAATGCCTCCATCGTCATTGCCTATGACTCAAGAAGGTTATCCAAAGAATTTGCAGAACTCTCAGCAGGTATTGCCGCCAAACTAGGAGTAAAGGTTTTTATTTTTCCCAAAGTAACTCCTACCCCTCTTCTTTCTTATGCCATTCGTTACTACAAAGCAAGTGGTGGGATTGTGATCACAGCTTCCCACAACCCTCCAGAATACAATGGATTCAAAGCGTATCTTTCTGATGGAGGACAACTTGTTCCCCCAGACGACTCACTTATCATCAGAAGAATCAGTGACCTCCAAAATTGGTCGCAAATCCCACTTGTGAAAAAGACAGACAAAGATTATAAAAAATTAGTGAAACCTGTGGGCCCTGTTGTATTCAAAACCTATCTAAAGGAATTGAAACAAGCAGGGATTCTTTCTTCCGTAAAACCAAAAACTAGACAAGACCTAGGGATCGTATATTCTCCGTTACATGGAACTGGTGGAGATTATATGAAAGAAATGTTAAATTTCTTTGGATATAAATCTGTGTTTCTGGTACCTGAACAAAAAAAACCAGACGGGGAATTTCCTACTGTCAAATATCCAAACCCTGAGGAAAAAGAAGCCCTCGCCTTATGTGAGTTTTACGCTAAAAAGAAAAAAGCTGCCACTTTTATCGCAACAGATCCCGATGCCGATAGACTCGGTGTGGGTGTTCGCCGAAAAGATGGTGAGTATGAATACCTAAATGGAAACCAAATTGGATCCATCATGGCCGCATACCTTTCAGAAAGAAAAAAATCGAAAAACAAAACCTATCATTTGGTAAAAACTATCGTCACTACGGACTTACAAGAAGCCATAGCCAAAAAAAATGGAATCAAAATTAAAAACGTTCTTACAGGATTCAAATACATCGCTGAAGAGATGAAACAAATTGAATCAAAAAAGAACAACATATTCTTGTTTGGCGGTGAAGAGTCTTATGGATACTTACCAGTACCCTTTGTTCGGGACAAAGATTCACTTTCAAGTGCCTTACTCTTTGTGGAAATCTTAGCAGAAAAAGGGGATCTACTTTCTTATTTAGAATCCATTTATTTAAAATACGGATTGTATCGAGAGAGTCTTTATTCCTTAACTTTGGAAGGTAGCCAAGGACAGGACAAAATCAAAAAATCCATCGAAACACTTCGTACCGATAATCTTATCGGAAAGGTGATTGGTGGAAGAAAGGTTGTAGGAGTTCTCGATTACGAAATCCAAAAAGCACAAGGAAAAGGAAAGGCCTCCGCATTCAAAGGAATGCCTAAATCCAATGTCATCCAAGTAGAATTAGAAGGAAATGCCAAACTTACCATTCGCCCTTCTGGTACAGAACCCAAAGTAAAAGTGTATTCCAGTTTTGCTTCACTGAAAAAACCAAAAAAACAAAACGAAATCGAAGCCCTATGGGAAACGTTGGGAAAAGAAATTTCCCAGGCAGAAACAGAATTTCTACAGCTGGCAGGACTAAAATGA
- a CDS encoding Lsa36 family surface (lipo)protein, with the protein MKFRIGILFLTISSSFFVNVSLQAKVTCTGDACTILPTTIQSQINSLDTALQLQYTDKVLATMSEAAVISNINSSLMGPGIVNRFQVGAGLGIAGQQKEDINVAYQSLSFQKLPNVGASLAPNFVMAINLGWLMGGGPSDTEPELKTFLHRFNLYLHGFKFNFAQGDVQKAIEAQNKNVELGGDITTGGFTLRFHIIENYSDGVGLFEFSGISMGLGLHYQRQVIDVTYNDNKSQTLTLGPAIGTWGGATTFNYSSTVTSVPLDIRTGFRMFYFFTIFAGAGASMNFGSSSLNLTRTGPLTLALDSAAISASLSPEIAALIPTSALGQTKTGTLTMDLSGKAQAPNTTNFLIAGIEINALITKLTVEAIVAQNVQSVMVGAKFSF; encoded by the coding sequence ATGAAATTCCGTATTGGTATCCTTTTCCTAACAATCAGCTCTAGCTTCTTTGTGAATGTTTCTCTGCAGGCAAAAGTAACTTGTACGGGGGATGCTTGTACTATCCTACCCACAACCATCCAATCTCAAATCAATAGTTTAGATACGGCATTACAACTTCAATATACGGACAAAGTGCTCGCAACCATGTCGGAAGCTGCGGTGATTTCTAATATCAACTCTTCTCTTATGGGACCAGGAATTGTAAACCGATTCCAAGTAGGGGCAGGTCTTGGAATCGCTGGCCAACAAAAAGAAGATATCAATGTGGCTTACCAAAGTCTCAGTTTTCAAAAACTCCCCAACGTAGGTGCTTCTCTTGCACCTAACTTTGTTATGGCGATTAACTTAGGCTGGCTTATGGGAGGAGGACCCTCCGATACAGAACCAGAACTAAAAACTTTCCTTCACAGGTTTAACTTATATCTTCATGGATTCAAATTTAATTTTGCCCAAGGTGATGTACAAAAAGCCATAGAAGCCCAAAATAAAAACGTAGAACTAGGTGGCGACATTACTACGGGAGGTTTCACCTTACGATTTCATATCATTGAAAACTATTCCGATGGAGTTGGGCTTTTTGAGTTCTCAGGAATTTCGATGGGACTTGGCCTCCACTACCAAAGACAAGTGATTGATGTCACTTATAATGATAATAAATCACAAACTTTGACTCTAGGTCCAGCGATTGGAACCTGGGGTGGAGCCACAACATTTAACTACTCGAGCACGGTTACCAGTGTTCCTTTAGACATTCGCACTGGATTTAGAATGTTTTATTTTTTTACTATATTTGCTGGTGCTGGTGCTTCGATGAACTTTGGAAGTTCGTCACTGAACCTAACACGCACAGGTCCTCTCACTTTAGCATTGGATTCGGCAGCAATTTCTGCTTCACTTTCTCCTGAGATTGCCGCCCTCATTCCTACTTCTGCACTGGGCCAAACTAAAACAGGAACACTTACGATGGACTTAAGTGGGAAAGCACAAGCACCTAATACCACAAACTTCCTGATAGCGGGGATCGAAATCAATGCCCTCATCACAAAACTCACTGTCGAAGCGATAGTCGCGCAAAACGTCCAATCTGTTATGGTAGGAGCAAAATTTTCCTTCTAA
- a CDS encoding PilZ domain-containing protein, with amino-acid sequence MAPIQEKRKHVRVQPLEKEPVEIHLMGTALLDVLKASDISVGGVGVIAPNHFDEWDMNETVEILVALPGDLEDFLARGVIKQIGKKSKEIGVYGVQFTEIGPKGKQDLQVYVNRMVRQGREVK; translated from the coding sequence ATGGCCCCCATCCAAGAAAAACGGAAACATGTCCGAGTACAACCACTAGAAAAAGAACCTGTCGAGATCCATCTTATGGGAACGGCCCTTCTGGACGTTTTAAAAGCGAGTGACATAAGTGTAGGTGGGGTTGGAGTCATTGCCCCTAACCATTTTGACGAATGGGATATGAATGAAACAGTAGAGATTCTTGTTGCCCTACCTGGGGATCTTGAAGATTTTTTGGCTCGTGGTGTGATCAAACAAATTGGTAAAAAATCTAAAGAAATTGGGGTCTACGGTGTTCAATTTACAGAAATAGGCCCGAAGGGAAAACAAGACCTTCAAGTTTATGTCAACCGCATGGTAAGAC